From the Sandaracinaceae bacterium genome, one window contains:
- a CDS encoding TM2 domain-containing protein, translated as MGEVGFAELASLQQGMNDHQKMLFLTQYNAGKKDRGTALLLGFLFGVLGADRFYVGDTALGVLKLLTFGFCGVMALIDLFLIMGRTDQVNRQKAQEIVMMMRAGY; from the coding sequence ATGGGTGAAGTCGGGTTCGCGGAGTTGGCGTCGTTGCAGCAAGGGATGAACGACCACCAGAAGATGCTGTTCTTGACCCAGTACAACGCGGGCAAGAAGGACCGGGGGACCGCGCTGCTCCTCGGATTCCTGTTTGGCGTGCTCGGGGCCGACCGCTTCTATGTCGGCGACACGGCGCTGGGCGTTCTCAAGCTGCTGACGTTCGGATTTTGCGGGGTCATGGCCCTGATCGACCTGTTTCTCATCATGGGAAGAACCGACCAGGTCAATCGCCAGAAAGCCCAGGAGATCGTGATGATGATGCGGGCTGGGTATTGA